One stretch of Armigeres subalbatus isolate Guangzhou_Male chromosome 2, GZ_Asu_2, whole genome shotgun sequence DNA includes these proteins:
- the LOC134211929 gene encoding ATP synthase subunit gamma, mitochondrial-like, which produces MFKSVVPVLAQVPAEVCLGQQNRGMATLKAISIRLKSVKNIQKITQSMKMVSAAKYARAERDLKQARPYGVGAQQFYEKAEVAAKEEEPKKLYIAITSDRGLCGAVHTGVARHIRGDLAADPNIKVVCVGDKSRAILQRLYSKNIEMVCNEVGRLPPTFLDAAKLTNAILNLGYEYTDGKIIYNKFKSVVSYAVADMPIFSLKSVESAEKLPVYDSLDSDVIQNYLEFSLASLLFFAMKEGACSEQSSRMTAMDNASKNAGEMIDKLTLTFNRTRQAVITRELIEIISGASALESKD; this is translated from the exons ATGTTCAAGTCCGTCGTTCCGGTTTTAGCTCAGGTGCCCGCAGAGGTATGCCTCGGTCAACAGAACCGTGGAATGGCTACTCTGAAAGCCATTTCGATCCGCCTGAAGTCGGTCAAGAACATCCAGAAGATCACCCAATCCATGAAGATGGTGTCCGCGGCAAA ATACGCCCGTGCTGAACGCGATCTGAAGCAGGCTAGGCCTTATGGCGTAGGGGCTCAACAGTTCTACGAGAAGGCGGAAGTGGCTGCCAAGGAGGAAGAACCGAAAAAGCTCTACATTGCCATTACTTCTGATAGAG GTCTGTGCGGAGCTGTGCACACTGGTGTGGCTCGTCATATCCGTGGCGACCTGGCAGCCGATCCCAACATCAAGGTGGTCTGTGTCGGTGATAAGTCGCGTGCAATTTTGCAGCGTCTGTACAGCAAGAACATCGAAATGGTCTGTAATGAGGTGGGCCGTTTGCCACCAACCTTCCTGGATGCTGCCAAGCTGACCAACGCCATCCTCAACCTTGGATACGAATACACTGACGGCAAGATCATCTACAACAAGTTCAAGTCAGTGGTGTCGTATGCCGTCGCTGATATGCCCATCTTCAGCTTGAAGTCCGTGGAGTCTGCAGAAAAATTGCCGGTTTATGATTCTCTTGATTCGGATGTTATCCAGAATTATCTGGAATTCTCGTTGGCTTCGCTGCTTTTCTTCGCCATGAAGGAAGGAGCTTGTTCGGAACAGTCCTCACGTATGACTGCTATGGATAACGCTTCAAAGAACGCCGGTGAGATGATTGACAAACTAACTCTGACCTTCAACAGAACCAGACAGGCTGTCATCACTCGTGAGTTGATTGAAATCATTTCCGGTGCTTCGGCTCTGGAGAGCAAGGATTAA